A single region of the Deinococcus malanensis genome encodes:
- a CDS encoding MBL fold metallo-hydrolase — translation MTEVLPGVYRHTSSAHVYAVMDGDSAVLMNIGDGTILDDLPPQVKRVSAVLLTHHHRDVAAGAARAVRAGIPVYAPEGEADSLHDPEHFLALADTLNNYDARLHSWTVPEPARTLPLRSYRTYRFGRLGVTVRPTPGQTPGAVSFVVKMRRSTLAFTGDLLNAPGQVPRLASTQWSYNGGEGIAGTILSLLDLADLQPAHVLPAHGEPMTADALNVTADALRPLLQLRRHNPRLLELRAEPYEALRPWLLMNRTSMAQSYVLRSRTGRALVIDFGYDFAFGQAASTGRDARRPWLYTLPTLLKRYGIRGIDAVIPTHYHDDHVAGISTLRDVYGAELWTPENMVDVLARPEAHRLPCLWFEPLVSTRTLALEQPVDWEEFRITPYELTGHARASCGLLVEAHGERVLFGGDQYADPDGLGLNYTYPNLFREADYVHSAQLYARLNPGLILSGHWPPVVPGPEYHGVLLERGQQLHHLHRVLQPHTSRLILRAEPIRVASGAPVTLTVENPTMTAFDGELHVYGAADPARVPVTVPALGHHTLSFVPNGPAGARIQFELRGSPGEPCLFSYATLQDQPVQGDGTLGEPVYAGPAQPGTSAAFTAPAGHTGDPHAT, via the coding sequence GTGACCGAGGTGCTGCCCGGCGTGTACCGTCACACCAGCTCCGCGCACGTGTACGCCGTGATGGACGGTGACAGCGCCGTGCTGATGAATATCGGTGACGGCACCATCCTTGACGACCTCCCTCCTCAGGTAAAGCGCGTGAGCGCCGTGCTGCTCACGCACCACCACCGGGACGTCGCCGCTGGGGCCGCCAGGGCCGTCAGGGCCGGCATCCCGGTCTATGCCCCAGAGGGTGAAGCAGACAGCCTGCACGACCCGGAACACTTCCTGGCCCTGGCGGACACGTTGAACAACTATGACGCCCGGCTGCACAGCTGGACGGTCCCCGAACCAGCCCGGACCCTTCCCCTGCGGAGTTACCGCACCTACCGCTTCGGGCGCCTGGGCGTGACCGTGCGGCCCACACCCGGACAGACCCCCGGCGCCGTCTCATTCGTGGTGAAAATGCGCCGCTCTACTCTGGCCTTTACTGGTGATCTTCTCAACGCGCCTGGTCAGGTTCCCCGCCTGGCTTCCACGCAGTGGAGCTACAACGGCGGGGAGGGAATTGCAGGCACCATCCTGTCGTTGCTGGATCTGGCTGACCTGCAGCCCGCCCATGTCCTTCCGGCGCACGGCGAGCCGATGACCGCAGACGCCCTTAACGTCACTGCAGACGCCCTCCGGCCGCTGTTGCAGCTGCGCCGGCACAATCCACGTCTGCTGGAGCTGAGGGCCGAGCCTTATGAGGCCCTGCGGCCCTGGCTGCTGATGAACCGGACGAGTATGGCCCAGAGCTACGTGCTGCGCTCCCGCACCGGCCGCGCCCTGGTGATTGACTTCGGCTACGATTTCGCCTTCGGTCAGGCGGCCAGCACCGGTCGCGACGCACGCCGCCCCTGGCTCTACACCCTGCCCACGCTGCTCAAACGCTACGGAATCCGGGGGATCGACGCGGTGATTCCCACCCATTATCACGATGATCACGTTGCCGGTATCTCCACGTTGCGGGACGTCTACGGTGCCGAACTGTGGACCCCAGAGAACATGGTGGATGTGCTGGCCCGGCCGGAAGCCCACCGGCTGCCGTGTCTGTGGTTTGAGCCTCTGGTCAGCACCCGCACGCTCGCGCTGGAACAGCCGGTCGACTGGGAGGAGTTCCGCATCACGCCCTATGAGCTGACCGGACATGCCCGGGCTTCCTGTGGCCTGCTGGTCGAGGCTCACGGCGAGCGGGTGCTGTTCGGCGGCGATCAATACGCCGACCCGGATGGCCTGGGTCTGAACTACACCTACCCCAACCTGTTCCGGGAGGCCGACTATGTGCACAGCGCCCAGCTATACGCCCGCCTGAACCCTGGCCTGATCCTGAGCGGGCACTGGCCACCGGTCGTCCCCGGACCGGAGTACCACGGCGTACTGCTGGAGCGTGGCCAGCAATTGCACCACCTTCACCGTGTCCTGCAACCTCACACTTCGCGCCTGATCCTGCGCGCCGAACCCATCCGTGTGGCCAGTGGCGCGCCGGTCACGCTAACCGTGGAAAATCCAACCATGACTGCGTTCGATGGTGAGCTGCATGTGTACGGCGCCGCTGATCCTGCCCGCGTGCCCGTCACTGTGCCGGCCCTGGGCCATCACACGCTGTCCTTTGTTCCCAACGGACCGGCGGGTGCGCGGATTCAGTTCGAGCTGCGCGGGAGCCCTGGCGAACCATGTCTGTTTTCCTACGCGACCCTTCAGGACCAACCGGTTCAAGGTGACGGGACTCTGGGTGAGCCTGTTTACGCTGGTCCCGCTCAGCCCGGCACTTCTGCAGCATTCACAGCCCCGGCAGGCCATACAGGAGACCCACATGCAACCTGA
- a CDS encoding glycosyl hydrolase-related protein, with amino-acid sequence MSPPTTSTTTLWRIGLEDGPCREMPDNYKAPMAYPDVEWTVGAPDNVWPLYQASEADPEAGYGAQMRRIHFDLEAVDAPAYELVIDYLVIAPRVPHLRLDLGGVSGTVFLSPAPSTSGEIRLLSGLHTTLYADGRAHVTLPARLLRPGRNTLTLTAVDGGAVVMIPNPEQVKRLDRMANGAGVIYQHIALRALPEVPSPSLTLGTSVLYREVGGVMQTRVDGVLHRPAEDGLTLTLDGRSHHFEVGPAAFGDVRFSTWIPDGEGTVEYTARHQGHTWGGVLEGKRKWTVYVAAHSHTDIGYTHRQEEVAERHSRNLDAAIAFLDSGQVNFTYHLDCSWVLDDYLKTRSAPQVARLRSWVQAGRINLVSNYADLLTQFASLEDHIRNAMASDEFLSPLGRRAELAAVVDVASLSASYPDLLCGAGVRYLVHANNQDRGPFRVNGNLHRSSPFWWEGPAGGRALTWLAKMYCELRKVCGSPPNLSSAERGLSLWLQEFDRPEYAPDCVLLYGQEADNTDLDPQPQDFIGEWNATYAYPRLVPADPAEFFCRAEQFSDQLPVLRGDGGAYWEDGALTSLRETVLAREAQARLPAAETLGTLAAVHDHRLSLTGDPHAGAWLDLLLYDEHTWGAFMSVTDPDARLTRDQWAVKAAFAERAHLASRQGLHAAASRHSLQWNTRGREVVVYNPHNWPLAAECSVEIANDEVPCDPDGEQVPFRVLEQHPSQRVVAFCAAVPGLSYRRFTLQPQTVPIAAITTDVTDESSVELRSEHYALTFDLRLGRASLLTELQSGEQLLAGGGAGGLVYVRGGEDSRILSNQADLPLAELHDDEHFELIEASRTTDSLGDTLHLRARVPQGSLQLRVHLPAHEKRADFNYTYDKEAATAREAAYVRFDLDLPDARVLSDSQLGWTDWNTDRLPGACLEWLPLQTGMLLEGQRTKVLVSSPDIPLFTAGDIVRGAWPKTRDIRGGRIFGYLLSNYWHTNYQARQGGPLTFRYHLTSGPDLTREVAGRVGRSARQGLYAHRISFQDFRPPTASYAAPAGGTLAEVSENVTLSVLKPARDGRGVILRVQDLRGEIQRAHARFAPRRICRATQTDLLEYDLEPAEVHADTVHFAVPAWGLTTVRIEFEPEPTQEVQP; translated from the coding sequence ATGTCCCCCCCTACGACGTCCACAACCACCCTCTGGCGTATCGGCCTGGAAGATGGACCCTGCCGGGAGATGCCCGACAACTACAAGGCGCCCATGGCGTACCCGGACGTGGAATGGACCGTGGGAGCACCGGACAACGTGTGGCCCCTGTATCAGGCCAGTGAGGCCGATCCTGAAGCCGGCTACGGTGCGCAGATGCGCCGGATCCATTTTGACCTGGAGGCGGTGGACGCCCCGGCCTATGAGCTCGTGATCGACTATCTGGTGATCGCGCCGCGGGTGCCGCACCTGCGGCTGGACCTCGGAGGCGTGTCCGGTACGGTGTTCCTGAGTCCGGCTCCTTCCACGAGCGGCGAAATCCGGTTGCTCTCCGGGCTGCACACGACCCTGTACGCTGACGGCCGCGCCCACGTGACCCTGCCGGCGCGGCTGCTTCGCCCCGGGCGCAACACGCTGACACTCACGGCAGTCGACGGCGGCGCGGTCGTCATGATCCCGAACCCCGAACAGGTCAAACGACTGGACCGCATGGCCAACGGGGCCGGCGTGATCTACCAGCACATTGCGCTTAGGGCGTTGCCGGAAGTGCCCTCGCCCAGCCTGACGCTCGGCACCTCCGTGCTGTACCGCGAAGTGGGCGGCGTGATGCAGACGCGGGTGGACGGCGTTCTGCACAGGCCCGCTGAAGATGGGCTGACCCTCACTCTTGACGGCCGCTCTCACCATTTTGAGGTCGGGCCTGCAGCGTTCGGTGATGTCCGCTTCAGCACCTGGATTCCCGACGGTGAAGGAACCGTCGAGTACACCGCCCGGCACCAGGGCCACACCTGGGGCGGGGTCCTTGAAGGCAAACGCAAGTGGACCGTGTATGTCGCGGCGCACTCCCACACCGACATCGGCTACACCCACCGTCAGGAAGAAGTTGCCGAACGGCACAGCCGGAACCTCGACGCGGCCATCGCCTTCCTGGACTCAGGACAGGTCAACTTCACCTATCACCTCGACTGCAGTTGGGTTCTGGACGACTACCTCAAAACCCGCTCGGCGCCGCAGGTCGCGCGCCTGCGCTCCTGGGTGCAGGCTGGACGCATCAATCTGGTGAGCAACTACGCGGACCTGCTCACCCAGTTCGCCAGCCTGGAGGACCACATCCGCAATGCCATGGCCAGTGATGAGTTCCTTTCTCCTCTCGGGCGCCGGGCCGAACTGGCCGCGGTGGTGGACGTCGCTTCACTCAGCGCCAGTTACCCGGACCTCCTGTGCGGTGCGGGCGTGCGGTATCTGGTGCATGCCAACAACCAGGACCGGGGGCCCTTCCGTGTCAACGGCAACCTGCACCGGTCCAGCCCTTTCTGGTGGGAGGGACCCGCCGGTGGCCGCGCTCTGACCTGGCTCGCGAAGATGTACTGCGAACTTCGTAAGGTGTGCGGCAGCCCCCCGAACCTCAGCAGCGCCGAACGCGGGCTGTCACTGTGGCTTCAGGAGTTCGACCGGCCGGAGTATGCGCCCGACTGCGTGCTGCTGTACGGCCAGGAGGCCGACAACACGGACCTCGACCCGCAGCCGCAGGATTTTATCGGCGAGTGGAACGCCACCTACGCCTATCCGCGGCTGGTGCCGGCCGACCCGGCTGAATTTTTCTGCCGCGCTGAGCAGTTCTCTGATCAACTTCCGGTGCTGCGAGGTGACGGCGGCGCGTACTGGGAAGACGGCGCACTGACCAGCCTGCGCGAAACGGTTCTGGCGCGTGAAGCGCAGGCGCGGCTCCCGGCGGCAGAGACGCTCGGCACCCTGGCGGCCGTGCACGACCACAGGCTGAGCCTGACTGGAGACCCTCATGCCGGAGCCTGGCTGGATCTGCTGCTTTACGACGAGCACACCTGGGGTGCCTTCATGAGCGTGACCGACCCGGATGCCCGTCTGACCCGGGACCAGTGGGCCGTCAAGGCCGCCTTCGCTGAGCGTGCTCACCTCGCCTCCCGCCAGGGCCTGCACGCCGCAGCCAGCCGGCACAGCCTGCAGTGGAACACCCGGGGCCGGGAGGTGGTGGTGTACAACCCGCACAACTGGCCACTCGCGGCGGAGTGCAGCGTGGAGATCGCCAACGATGAGGTGCCCTGTGACCCCGACGGTGAGCAGGTGCCCTTCCGGGTGCTTGAGCAGCATCCCAGCCAGCGCGTCGTCGCTTTCTGTGCCGCTGTGCCGGGGCTGTCCTACCGGCGGTTCACCCTTCAGCCGCAAACCGTGCCCATCGCGGCCATTACAACCGACGTGACGGACGAATCCAGCGTCGAGCTCCGCAGTGAGCATTACGCGCTCACCTTCGATCTGAGGCTCGGGAGGGCCAGCCTTCTGACCGAGCTCCAGAGCGGTGAGCAGCTGCTGGCGGGTGGCGGCGCGGGCGGACTGGTGTATGTGCGCGGCGGGGAAGACAGCCGGATTCTCAGCAATCAGGCGGACCTGCCCCTGGCCGAGCTTCATGATGACGAGCATTTCGAACTGATCGAGGCCTCACGGACCACCGATTCTCTGGGGGACACACTGCACCTGCGTGCCCGGGTCCCACAGGGTTCTTTGCAGCTCCGGGTTCACCTGCCAGCCCACGAGAAGCGGGCCGACTTTAATTACACCTATGACAAGGAGGCCGCCACAGCGCGCGAGGCCGCCTATGTCCGTTTCGATCTCGATTTGCCGGACGCCCGGGTGCTGTCGGACTCGCAACTCGGCTGGACTGACTGGAATACAGACCGGCTGCCGGGCGCCTGCCTGGAGTGGCTGCCCCTGCAGACCGGCATGCTGCTGGAAGGACAGCGCACCAAGGTGCTGGTCAGCAGTCCGGACATCCCTCTGTTCACTGCCGGGGACATCGTGCGCGGAGCGTGGCCGAAAACGCGCGACATCCGGGGAGGACGGATTTTCGGTTACCTGCTGAGCAACTACTGGCATACCAACTATCAGGCCCGGCAGGGCGGGCCGCTGACCTTCCGCTATCACCTGACCAGCGGACCAGACCTCACCCGCGAGGTGGCCGGACGAGTTGGCCGCTCAGCGCGGCAGGGCCTCTACGCACACCGCATCAGCTTCCAGGATTTCCGTCCACCGACCGCCTCCTACGCCGCTCCTGCCGGAGGGACCCTTGCTGAGGTCAGCGAGAACGTCACCCTGAGTGTCCTCAAGCCTGCCCGTGACGGCCGAGGCGTGATCCTGCGCGTCCAGGACCTGCGAGGCGAGATCCAGAGGGCCCACGCGCGGTTCGCGCCCCGGCGCATCTGCCGGGCCACCCAGACGGACCTGCTGGAGTACGACCTGGAACCAGCCGAAGTCCACGCGGACACGGTGCATTTCGCGGTCCCTGCCTGGGGGCTCACCACTGTCCGCATCGAATTTGAACCTGAACCGACCCAGGAGGTCCAGCCATGA
- a CDS encoding glycoside hydrolase family 2 protein, with the protein MTDPRPEPVSLSSSPFLQSLGGSWQLTSSVSEAWRFRRLHKETSQPVGAFARTNWIPARVPGSVHDDLIRAGLITDPNFGLSSLDAEWVSARQWVYRRTFRVELPPGTRLFLCFGGVDYSADVYLKGQQLGSLAGTHTPGRFDVSGLDRETDHLLVVVLHEPPPEAGQLGRTSQTGTLKPRSGYWWDFGTRLVHVGLWRDVSLQTDAGTAVLDAFPRVTLTEDHAQAEVQVEVELDGDLGLPVTAELIHPDGRREITAGVRPVFMLTAPALWWPAAMGAQPLYTLRAWVPGSAPVERTFGVRRAALVRNDASRARGALPYTLEINGQPMYVRGFNVVPSDLIAGRDGVPERERALVGYALDAHANLLRFNGVGPIASSAVLDECDRCGLLVWQEMPLTSSGTDNVPPRGEAFLANLERDLPALVRAVRHHPSVVLLCAGNELTDEHHVPVNGSDPTVARIRTIVDHLDGTRPFLPTSPSGPEYDLSTDTASQRPQDLHDVHGPWHYRGAVDSYLPHTLNRSLAHSEFGCQAASRESTLRRYLTSGPLWPMDDRNPQVVHHGEWWLMHHRIEEVYGPVEDVSRYVLLTQAAQGDVLRHALGCNRARRDECSLALVWQLNEPWPNAHNTSVIDYDLKPKLAYYRCREANAPVAIHLGLPAPVGEGSLTACPQVLADRPGAGQLAVSLRTVTGMTLLDDRSTVSWPAPGRPIDLPLPEDPCLLRAELHSADGKVLARAEQWIARHVPQPFATLARLPQTTLEAHQVAAGLVVRNTGDWAAPWISLEAAMGVREKFSDNGFALLPGEHRVVQAALHVPDAGSVPVGMTLRSLNAPPVTLDWSGA; encoded by the coding sequence ATGACCGACCCCCGCCCCGAGCCCGTCTCGCTGAGCAGCAGCCCATTTCTCCAGAGCCTTGGGGGCAGCTGGCAACTGACTTCATCGGTCAGCGAGGCGTGGCGATTCCGCAGGCTGCACAAAGAGACCTCGCAGCCCGTGGGCGCGTTCGCGCGCACAAATTGGATTCCGGCGCGGGTGCCCGGTAGTGTGCACGACGATCTGATCCGGGCTGGCCTGATCACCGATCCCAACTTTGGACTTTCCAGCCTGGACGCCGAATGGGTCAGTGCGCGGCAATGGGTCTACCGACGTACCTTCCGGGTTGAACTGCCGCCTGGCACGCGCCTGTTCCTGTGTTTCGGCGGAGTGGACTACAGCGCCGACGTGTACCTGAAAGGCCAGCAACTCGGCAGTCTGGCCGGCACCCACACGCCCGGGCGCTTCGACGTGAGCGGCCTCGACCGTGAGACGGACCACCTGCTGGTCGTGGTACTGCATGAACCCCCACCGGAGGCTGGGCAACTGGGCCGCACCAGCCAGACAGGCACGCTCAAGCCGCGAAGCGGCTACTGGTGGGACTTTGGTACGCGTCTGGTTCATGTGGGGCTATGGCGCGACGTGAGCTTGCAGACAGATGCAGGAACAGCTGTGCTGGACGCCTTCCCCCGTGTCACCCTGACGGAGGACCACGCCCAGGCTGAAGTGCAGGTGGAAGTCGAACTCGACGGAGACCTCGGTCTTCCCGTCACGGCAGAGCTGATTCATCCGGACGGACGCCGGGAGATCACCGCAGGCGTGAGGCCGGTGTTCATGCTGACCGCACCAGCGCTGTGGTGGCCGGCGGCCATGGGGGCACAGCCGCTCTATACCCTGCGCGCGTGGGTGCCGGGCAGTGCCCCGGTCGAGCGGACATTCGGGGTTCGGCGCGCGGCGCTGGTGCGTAACGACGCCTCCCGTGCCCGCGGCGCGCTGCCGTATACGCTGGAAATCAACGGGCAGCCGATGTACGTCCGAGGGTTTAACGTGGTTCCCAGCGACCTGATTGCAGGCCGTGACGGCGTTCCCGAGCGTGAGCGTGCCCTTGTAGGGTACGCGCTGGACGCTCACGCGAACCTGCTGCGTTTCAATGGAGTCGGACCCATTGCTTCTTCTGCCGTGCTGGACGAGTGTGACCGGTGCGGGTTGCTGGTCTGGCAGGAGATGCCCCTGACCTCCAGCGGAACCGACAATGTTCCGCCGCGCGGCGAAGCGTTCCTGGCCAATCTGGAGCGTGACCTGCCCGCCCTCGTGCGGGCGGTGCGTCATCACCCCAGCGTCGTGCTGCTTTGTGCGGGCAACGAGCTCACCGATGAACATCATGTCCCGGTGAACGGGTCAGACCCCACCGTGGCGCGGATCCGGACCATTGTTGATCATCTCGACGGCACCCGGCCGTTCCTGCCGACCTCGCCCAGCGGGCCCGAATACGACCTCAGCACCGACACAGCCAGCCAACGCCCGCAGGACCTGCATGACGTTCACGGCCCATGGCATTACCGCGGCGCGGTGGACAGTTACCTTCCACACACCCTCAACCGCTCTCTGGCCCACAGCGAGTTCGGCTGTCAGGCCGCCTCGCGCGAGTCCACCCTGCGCCGGTACCTCACGTCCGGGCCGCTGTGGCCCATGGACGACCGCAATCCGCAGGTGGTGCATCACGGCGAGTGGTGGCTGATGCATCACCGTATCGAGGAAGTCTACGGTCCGGTCGAGGATGTCAGCCGGTACGTGCTGCTGACCCAGGCAGCCCAGGGGGACGTGCTGCGCCACGCGCTGGGCTGCAACCGTGCGCGGCGCGACGAGTGCAGCCTGGCGCTGGTGTGGCAGCTCAATGAACCCTGGCCGAATGCCCATAACACCAGCGTGATCGACTACGACCTGAAGCCGAAACTGGCGTACTACCGCTGCCGGGAGGCCAACGCACCGGTCGCCATTCACCTGGGCCTGCCGGCTCCGGTGGGGGAGGGGAGCCTGACGGCCTGTCCTCAGGTGCTGGCCGACCGGCCGGGGGCTGGTCAGCTGGCCGTCTCGCTCCGTACCGTGACAGGCATGACCCTGCTTGACGACCGCTCTACAGTGTCCTGGCCTGCGCCCGGCCGGCCCATCGACCTTCCCCTTCCCGAGGACCCCTGCCTGCTGCGGGCCGAACTCCACAGCGCAGACGGGAAGGTACTTGCCCGTGCCGAGCAGTGGATTGCGCGCCATGTCCCGCAGCCTTTTGCGACGCTGGCCAGGCTGCCTCAGACCACGCTGGAGGCGCATCAGGTCGCTGCGGGTCTGGTGGTTCGGAACACCGGAGACTGGGCCGCGCCCTGGATCAGCCTCGAGGCGGCCATGGGTGTCAGGGAGAAGTTCAGTGACAACGGCTTTGCGCTGTTGCCAGGGGAGCACCGCGTGGTGCAGGCTGCGCTGCACGTACCCGACGCCGGCTCCGTCCCTGTCGGGATGACGCTGCGGTCCCTCAACGCTCCGCCGGTCACCCTGGACTGGAGCGGCGCATGA
- a CDS encoding D-sedoheptulose-7-phosphate isomerase — protein MTLSATRHFQDIQRALATMDASAVERAATLIHGALVDRRAVYLFGNGASAALASHMAGDPGKNTSIDLGQGPGVSAAPRLRVLSLSDNVPWMTALGNDVSYDDGFLEQLKNHLVQGDVAIGISGSGGSVNILRALKFACASGASTIMLTGTDPKSALARPYTDLMLQAPSADIDVIEAVHVAVHHAITRAVAARERGEVRP, from the coding sequence ATGACTCTCTCCGCGACACGACACTTTCAGGACATTCAGCGGGCCCTCGCGACCATGGACGCCAGTGCAGTCGAGCGCGCCGCCACCCTGATCCATGGCGCCCTGGTAGATCGGCGCGCCGTGTACCTGTTTGGCAACGGCGCGTCCGCAGCCCTCGCCAGCCACATGGCCGGCGACCCGGGCAAGAACACCTCCATAGACCTCGGCCAGGGCCCAGGCGTCAGCGCCGCGCCGCGCCTGCGCGTGCTGAGCCTCAGCGACAACGTGCCGTGGATGACGGCGCTCGGCAATGACGTCAGTTACGACGATGGTTTCCTGGAGCAACTCAAGAACCACCTCGTTCAAGGAGACGTGGCCATCGGCATCAGCGGGTCCGGCGGTTCCGTGAACATCCTGCGTGCCCTGAAATTTGCGTGTGCCTCAGGGGCGAGCACCATCATGCTGACCGGCACCGACCCGAAATCCGCGCTCGCCCGCCCGTACACGGACCTGATGCTGCAGGCGCCCAGCGCCGACATTGACGTGATCGAGGCCGTGCACGTGGCGGTGCACCACGCCATCACCCGCGCGGTCGCCGCGCGCGAGCGTGGAGAGGTGCGGCCGTGA
- a CDS encoding sugar phosphate isomerase/epimerase family protein — MNVAFNTANFAYRQVNYRATGDWGQACRTSREHFSPIETFGERFDELLGEVDDMGFKNLELWHFHLHQKWWTPEHVQVALDVAGRRKMRFVAFCGGFGDDLAEFERTLQLVTALGIPLLAGASRVFTEQRAEYVARLREYGVRFGYENHPEKTPQELLERAGPDEGGLVGVTVDTGWFGTQNYPADQAVGELGERVLHVHLKDVRQVGTHDTVGYGQGVVPLRRVVGSLNDMNYQGLISVEHEPEQFDPTEDIKESRRQLESWLSDLSLKANA, encoded by the coding sequence ATGAATGTTGCCTTCAACACTGCCAACTTCGCCTACCGTCAGGTGAACTACCGTGCCACCGGCGACTGGGGCCAGGCCTGCCGCACCAGCCGCGAGCATTTCTCCCCGATCGAGACCTTTGGTGAACGCTTCGACGAGCTTCTGGGTGAAGTGGACGACATGGGATTCAAGAATCTCGAACTGTGGCACTTCCACCTGCATCAGAAGTGGTGGACCCCGGAGCATGTCCAGGTTGCGCTTGATGTCGCTGGGCGGCGAAAAATGCGCTTTGTCGCATTCTGCGGAGGGTTTGGGGACGACCTTGCGGAGTTCGAGCGCACGCTGCAACTCGTAACCGCGCTGGGCATTCCGCTGCTGGCCGGTGCAAGCCGCGTCTTTACTGAACAGCGCGCAGAGTATGTTGCGCGCCTGCGCGAGTACGGCGTCCGGTTCGGCTACGAGAACCACCCCGAGAAGACGCCCCAGGAACTTCTGGAGCGGGCCGGGCCGGATGAGGGCGGGCTGGTGGGTGTCACGGTCGATACCGGCTGGTTCGGCACCCAGAACTACCCGGCGGATCAGGCGGTGGGTGAACTGGGCGAGCGGGTGCTTCATGTCCACCTCAAGGATGTCCGCCAAGTGGGAACGCACGACACGGTCGGTTACGGTCAGGGTGTGGTGCCTCTGCGCCGGGTGGTTGGTTCGCTCAACGATATGAACTACCAGGGCCTCATCAGCGTCGAGCATGAGCCGGAACAATTCGATCCCACCGAGGACATCAAGGAGTCCAGGCGGCAACTCGAGTCCTGGCTTTCGGACCTCTCACTGAAGGCCAACGCGTGA
- a CDS encoding Gfo/Idh/MocA family protein, with product MNPVNIAIVGCGVIATPYAKDMLAYGSLRLHGCFDLDPARAQAYAAEQDCRVYDSLDTLLADPEVEVVVNLTVLPAHYEVSRQALEAGKHVFSEKPLAGSSAQAQELVALARERNVRLSCAPVTFLGEAQQRAMKELLSGRIGPVRVIYAEANHGRIETWHPVPHSFYQVGPLRDVGVYPLGVVTSIFGPASRVWAYGRTVKPERLTKRGVPFEATESDFYVAMVEFASGPVLRLTASFYTTDKGKQNGVEFQGDDGQLYLGSWMTPNATIETATFGAEYAALPEYTPATHGLNWAVALDDLARALREDRPQRVTGEQAAHIVEILEAAHTSIREGGMVDVRSTFTPADPVFLQPA from the coding sequence GTGAACCCGGTCAATATTGCCATCGTCGGCTGCGGCGTGATCGCCACGCCCTACGCCAAAGACATGCTGGCCTATGGATCCCTGCGGCTGCACGGCTGCTTCGACCTGGACCCGGCGCGCGCCCAGGCGTACGCCGCAGAGCAGGACTGCCGGGTCTACGATTCCCTGGACACGCTGCTGGCCGATCCCGAGGTCGAGGTGGTGGTCAACCTCACGGTGCTGCCGGCCCATTACGAGGTCAGCCGGCAGGCCCTCGAAGCCGGCAAGCACGTCTTCAGCGAAAAGCCACTGGCCGGCAGCAGCGCGCAGGCGCAGGAACTCGTGGCCCTGGCCCGCGAACGCAACGTGCGCCTGTCGTGCGCGCCGGTCACTTTCTTGGGAGAAGCGCAGCAGCGCGCGATGAAAGAACTTCTCTCCGGCCGGATCGGGCCGGTGCGGGTCATTTACGCCGAAGCCAATCACGGGCGCATTGAAACGTGGCACCCGGTTCCGCACAGCTTCTATCAGGTTGGCCCGCTGCGCGACGTGGGTGTATATCCGCTCGGTGTGGTCACCAGCATCTTTGGCCCGGCGTCGCGCGTATGGGCCTACGGCCGCACCGTGAAGCCGGAGCGGCTTACGAAACGCGGAGTCCCGTTCGAAGCTACTGAAAGCGACTTTTATGTCGCGATGGTTGAGTTTGCCAGCGGTCCGGTGCTGCGCCTCACCGCATCGTTCTACACCACCGACAAAGGCAAGCAGAACGGCGTCGAGTTCCAGGGCGACGACGGGCAGCTGTACCTGGGCAGCTGGATGACGCCGAACGCCACCATCGAAACGGCCACGTTCGGCGCGGAGTACGCAGCGCTCCCGGAATACACGCCCGCCACGCATGGCTTGAACTGGGCCGTGGCGCTCGACGACCTCGCACGTGCCCTGCGGGAAGACCGCCCACAGCGCGTGACCGGCGAGCAGGCCGCGCATATCGTCGAAATTCTCGAAGCGGCGCATACGTCCATCCGCGAAGGAGGCATGGTGGACGTGCGCAGTACCTTCACGCCCGCCGATCCCGTTTTTCTCCAACCCGCGTGA
- a CDS encoding DUF624 domain-containing protein encodes MRLPRAYREGGLLVWRHLIPLVWLNLIWISLSWTVILSGPATLAAYALIARMREDQDPDLRQFPALLRINLLPGTLWLLTALLFAFLMYSNLVYWLRALEPFGDSVVSLMAVYLTWLFIALQPYLLEALSVERLPYGAAWRSALMGLAREPVSAHLYVVIPVLLGVISFFTRTLALVVLVSLALAFAATQVRPLVEYTPPPESAEDDPDLPEPSSSA; translated from the coding sequence ATGAGACTGCCGCGTGCGTACCGGGAGGGCGGGCTGCTGGTCTGGCGTCACCTGATTCCCCTGGTGTGGCTCAACCTGATCTGGATTTCCCTGTCGTGGACCGTCATCCTGTCTGGGCCCGCCACCCTGGCCGCGTACGCGCTGATCGCCCGGATGCGCGAGGATCAGGACCCGGACCTGCGGCAGTTTCCTGCGCTGCTGCGCATCAACCTGCTTCCAGGAACGTTGTGGCTGCTGACGGCTCTGCTGTTTGCCTTCCTGATGTACAGCAACCTGGTGTACTGGCTCCGGGCGCTGGAGCCCTTTGGTGACTCGGTCGTCTCGTTGATGGCAGTGTACCTCACCTGGCTGTTTATCGCCCTACAGCCCTACCTGCTCGAGGCCCTCAGCGTCGAGCGCCTGCCTTACGGCGCAGCCTGGCGCTCGGCCCTGATGGGGCTGGCCAGGGAACCGGTCTCTGCCCACCTGTATGTCGTGATTCCCGTGTTGCTGGGGGTGATCAGCTTCTTTACGCGCACCCTGGCGCTGGTCGTCCTAGTGAGCCTCGCGCTGGCTTTTGCCGCCACGCAGGTCCGCCCCTTGGTCGAGTACACCCCACCTCCCGAATCTGCCGAAGACGACCCCGACCTTCCCGAACCGTCCTCATCCGCCTGA